The following coding sequences are from one Streptomyces sp. NBC_01232 window:
- a CDS encoding MXAN_6230/SCO0854 family RING domain-containing protein, producing MPELSTVLLRRLHTVYVDQAGPRPGDPSTTEGLTALEAELLDRGYALSVPLRSALAWLGPTGLAAAGAQLIRDIDILLGADRTHMPLFRSFPASVPDDTLGLWIDRVLTLLLQWPDQPCVLCATVGSVHPVAPCAHLVCRTCWDGADYTGCPVCHHRIDAADPFIRPSPHPGDVPPGGGPLRLLAFAADRAADSVTALGKLLARRTPLSPQDKEETRVLLAHAPAGLDWLPDEIPVRETKALVLGTLLRERRTREAVRALLPGRLTTATDVLRLLAVWSGGEADLLEPPRVRSLPRPLRRELLAVLDGLDPALLVEDVLRHEDLWKRAAEILHPFEQHARHPRAALAFAVLRGTDTAGTALGAALLATAAAYPHAVRTDGSRVRAATWLARAEGALRGGDPDRALAVLAERPGELVRRLDHLLRLYAADTLAPRVAEVLAERLPKAGPGPLLSALGRLRIRHLPGTRRVFFPRGQVAHSFTVPDDRAPLAEAVTRSVCELFENEVLRRLAAADPCDMAVLDSRLAHLHVPSAERAAAKALVTVPKGSFQALPDGEVLRMFLHWMEPARGRVDLDLSVVLFDTDWNYVGLCDYTNLVHGERAVVHSGDLVSAPAPHGASEYVDIDLDALADTGVRFAMPVVFSYNNIPFELLPDAFAGFMALPTRSGRTARYDPRTVRQRYDLVGNSRIHVPLLVDLERRGFLWTDVHLPDDEGYHSVREHQEDLARIGRDLFQYFSTGRTTLWELAGWHAAARCREVAVLRRTPRPSDPDELWSYRRGSGEDTAAFAARLVGLRDPDAVLASAEVDALAGSAASGRSVFLALVDGGVAPAGASGSAYRLLPGPVDGCGLEQLAAGDLVAALG from the coding sequence TTGCCCGAGCTGTCGACCGTCCTGTTGCGCCGTCTGCACACCGTCTACGTCGACCAGGCCGGGCCGCGCCCGGGCGACCCGTCGACGACCGAGGGCCTGACGGCGCTGGAGGCCGAACTGCTGGACCGGGGCTACGCCCTGTCGGTTCCGCTGCGTTCGGCGCTCGCCTGGCTCGGACCCACCGGACTCGCCGCCGCCGGAGCGCAGTTGATCCGGGACATCGACATCCTGCTGGGCGCGGACCGCACCCACATGCCGCTGTTCCGCTCGTTCCCGGCCTCGGTGCCCGACGACACTCTCGGACTGTGGATCGACCGGGTCCTGACGCTGCTCCTGCAGTGGCCGGACCAGCCGTGCGTGCTGTGCGCGACCGTGGGCAGCGTCCACCCCGTCGCGCCGTGCGCCCATCTGGTGTGCCGGACCTGCTGGGACGGTGCCGACTACACCGGCTGCCCGGTCTGCCACCACCGCATCGACGCCGCGGACCCGTTCATCCGGCCGTCCCCGCACCCGGGGGACGTTCCCCCCGGAGGCGGCCCGCTGCGGCTGCTGGCCTTCGCCGCCGACCGCGCGGCCGACTCCGTCACCGCCCTCGGGAAGCTGCTCGCCCGCCGCACCCCGCTCTCCCCGCAGGACAAGGAGGAGACCCGGGTGCTCCTCGCCCACGCGCCGGCCGGCCTCGACTGGCTCCCGGACGAGATACCGGTACGGGAGACCAAGGCCCTGGTCCTGGGCACCCTGCTGCGCGAGCGCCGCACGCGGGAGGCCGTACGGGCCCTGCTGCCCGGGCGGCTCACCACCGCCACCGACGTGCTGCGGCTGCTCGCCGTGTGGTCCGGCGGGGAGGCCGATCTCCTGGAACCCCCGCGCGTACGCTCCCTGCCTCGCCCGCTGCGGCGCGAACTGCTGGCCGTCCTGGACGGGCTCGATCCCGCGCTGCTCGTCGAGGACGTACTGCGCCACGAGGACCTGTGGAAGCGGGCCGCCGAGATCCTGCACCCCTTCGAGCAGCACGCCCGTCACCCGCGGGCCGCCCTCGCCTTCGCCGTGCTGCGCGGCACCGACACCGCCGGTACCGCCCTCGGCGCCGCGCTGCTCGCCACCGCCGCCGCGTACCCGCACGCGGTCCGGACCGACGGATCGCGCGTCCGGGCGGCCACCTGGCTGGCGCGCGCCGAGGGGGCCCTGCGCGGCGGGGATCCGGACCGGGCCCTGGCCGTACTGGCCGAACGCCCCGGCGAACTCGTCCGGCGCCTGGACCACCTGCTGCGGCTGTACGCGGCCGACACCCTGGCGCCGCGAGTCGCCGAAGTACTGGCCGAGCGGCTGCCGAAGGCCGGGCCCGGGCCCCTGCTGTCCGCGCTCGGACGGCTGCGGATCCGCCACCTGCCCGGCACCCGGCGGGTGTTCTTCCCGCGCGGGCAGGTCGCGCACTCCTTCACCGTCCCGGACGACCGGGCCCCGCTGGCCGAGGCGGTGACCCGTTCGGTGTGCGAGCTGTTCGAGAACGAGGTGCTGCGCAGGCTGGCCGCCGCCGACCCCTGCGACATGGCGGTCCTCGACTCCCGCCTCGCCCACCTCCACGTCCCCTCCGCCGAGCGTGCGGCGGCCAAGGCGCTGGTCACCGTACCCAAGGGCAGCTTCCAGGCGCTGCCGGACGGCGAGGTGCTGCGCATGTTCCTGCACTGGATGGAGCCGGCGCGGGGGCGCGTGGACCTGGACCTGTCGGTGGTGCTGTTCGACACCGACTGGAACTACGTCGGTCTGTGCGACTACACGAACCTCGTCCACGGCGAGCGGGCCGTCGTCCACTCCGGCGACCTCGTCTCGGCGCCGGCGCCCCACGGCGCGAGCGAGTACGTGGACATCGACCTGGACGCCCTCGCCGACACCGGCGTGCGCTTCGCCATGCCGGTCGTCTTCAGCTACAACAACATCCCGTTCGAGCTGCTGCCCGACGCCTTCGCCGGGTTCATGGCCCTGCCCACCCGCTCCGGCCGCACCGCCCGCTACGACCCCCGGACCGTGCGCCAGCGCTACGACCTGGTCGGCAACTCCCGGATCCACGTGCCGCTCCTCGTCGACCTGGAGCGGCGCGGCTTCCTGTGGACGGACGTCCACCTGCCCGACGACGAGGGCTACCACAGCGTGCGGGAGCACCAGGAGGACCTGGCCCGGATCGGCCGCGACCTGTTCCAGTACTTCTCGACCGGCCGCACCACCCTGTGGGAGCTGGCCGGCTGGCACGCGGCCGCGCGCTGCCGGGAGGTGGCCGTGCTGCGCCGGACGCCCCGTCCGAGCGACCCCGACGAGCTGTGGAGCTACCGCCGGGGCTCCGGAGAGGACACCGCGGCCTTCGCCGCCCGGCTCGTCGGCCTGCGCGATCCGGACGCCGTGCTGGCCTCCGCGGAGGTCGACGCCCTCGCGGGGAGCGCCGCCTCGGGACGGTCGGTGTTCCTCGCGCTGGTGGACGGCGGGGTCGCGCCCGCCGGCGCGAGCGGCTCCGCATACCGGCTGCTGCCGGGGCCGGTTGACGGCTGCGGCCTCGAACAGCTCGCGGCGGGCGACTTGGTCGCCGCTCTCGGCTGA
- a CDS encoding amidohydrolase family protein — protein sequence MSTHEDRTEDRTEDPYLIISSDCHAGLPTEQYRPYLDSRFHPQFDEFLGERDARRAEATRLGVRNEAFAEKWFHDHEEGLKGGWDTGQRLKELDGDGVAAEVVFPDADAVDSQTAAPFGVGLGLSGDQDPELGMAGAQAHNRWLAEFVGQNPERHCGVALLPITGEPEKVVAEIHRAKESGLGALMIPAMWVDKAPYHDRRYDPVWAAAAETQMPIVTHSGSSPRHEYGDHLGIFVSEVTWWPARPLWFLLWSGVFERHPGLRFGVAEAGCWWLPNQLWFMDRLYLGAHGGKKLSPFEELKRPPSEYLDRQVFICATNTKRRELAQRYEIGVDNILWGSDFPHPEGTWPNTRAWLKNTFHDIPVAETRRMLGLAAAEVFGFDTAKLAPIARRIGPTPAELGQSPDQATVEASWARSREVGRHWLTDNDFPVLGVNA from the coding sequence GTGAGTACGCACGAAGACCGGACCGAAGACCGGACCGAAGACCCGTACCTGATCATCTCCTCCGACTGCCACGCCGGCCTGCCCACCGAGCAGTACCGGCCCTACCTGGACTCCCGCTTCCACCCCCAGTTCGACGAGTTCCTCGGCGAGCGCGACGCCCGCCGCGCCGAGGCCACCCGACTCGGCGTCCGCAACGAGGCCTTCGCCGAGAAGTGGTTCCACGACCACGAGGAAGGCCTCAAGGGCGGCTGGGACACCGGGCAGCGGCTGAAGGAACTCGACGGCGACGGCGTGGCCGCCGAGGTCGTCTTCCCCGACGCGGACGCCGTCGACAGCCAGACCGCCGCCCCCTTCGGCGTCGGCCTCGGCCTCTCCGGCGACCAGGACCCCGAGCTCGGCATGGCGGGCGCCCAGGCGCACAACCGCTGGCTCGCGGAGTTCGTCGGCCAGAACCCGGAACGCCACTGCGGAGTCGCGCTGCTCCCCATCACGGGCGAGCCGGAGAAGGTCGTCGCCGAGATCCACCGGGCCAAGGAGTCCGGGCTGGGCGCGCTGATGATCCCCGCGATGTGGGTGGACAAGGCGCCCTACCACGACCGCCGCTACGACCCCGTCTGGGCGGCGGCCGCCGAGACGCAGATGCCGATCGTCACCCACTCCGGGTCCTCGCCGCGCCACGAGTACGGAGACCACCTGGGCATCTTCGTCTCCGAGGTCACCTGGTGGCCGGCCCGCCCGCTGTGGTTCCTGCTCTGGTCCGGGGTCTTCGAGCGCCACCCCGGCCTGAGGTTCGGCGTCGCCGAGGCGGGCTGCTGGTGGCTGCCGAACCAGCTGTGGTTCATGGACCGGCTCTACCTCGGCGCGCACGGCGGCAAGAAGCTCTCGCCGTTCGAGGAGCTGAAGCGGCCGCCCAGCGAGTACCTGGACCGCCAGGTCTTCATCTGCGCGACGAACACCAAGCGGCGCGAGCTCGCCCAGCGGTACGAGATCGGCGTCGACAACATCCTGTGGGGCTCGGACTTCCCGCACCCCGAGGGCACCTGGCCCAACACCCGGGCCTGGCTGAAGAACACCTTCCACGACATCCCGGTCGCGGAGACCCGCCGGATGCTGGGCCTGGCGGCGGCCGAGGTCTTCGGCTTCGACACCGCGAAGCTGGCCCCGATCGCCCGCCGGATCGGCCCCACCCCGGCGGAACTGGGCCAGTCCCCGGACCAGGCGACGGTGGAGGCCTCCTGGGCCCGCTCCCGCGAGGTGGGCCGCCACTGGCTCACCGACAACGACTTCCCCGTACTGGGGGTGAACGCGTGA
- a CDS encoding SDR family NAD(P)-dependent oxidoreductase, with translation MRLEEGQVAVVTGAASGIGLAMARRFAAEGLKVVLADVEEGALRKAADDLVADGAQVLAKVVDVSDRDSVIALADAAYETFGAVHVLCNNAGVGSGAEGRMWEHEPNDWKWAFSVNVWGVFHGIQAFVPRMIAADGPGHIVNTSSGDGGIAPLPTASVYAVTKAAVVTMTESLYAHLKAEGAAVGASVLFPGPHMLRTGLWESHRNRPDRYAKERPRKAPYRSLDQYEAAMKQAGHEVRFTPVEEVAEHVVDGIRADRFWMLPAGEHSDRQIRARSQSMLDRSNPAYLESFILD, from the coding sequence ATGCGGCTCGAAGAAGGACAGGTGGCCGTGGTCACCGGGGCCGCGAGCGGAATCGGCCTCGCGATGGCCCGCCGCTTCGCCGCCGAGGGACTGAAGGTGGTCCTCGCCGACGTCGAGGAGGGCGCCCTGCGCAAGGCCGCCGACGACCTCGTCGCGGACGGGGCCCAGGTCCTCGCCAAGGTGGTCGACGTCAGCGACCGCGACTCCGTGATCGCGCTCGCCGACGCCGCCTACGAGACCTTCGGCGCCGTGCACGTGCTCTGCAACAACGCGGGCGTGGGCTCCGGCGCCGAGGGCCGCATGTGGGAGCACGAGCCCAACGACTGGAAGTGGGCCTTCTCCGTCAACGTGTGGGGGGTCTTCCACGGCATCCAGGCCTTCGTCCCCCGCATGATCGCCGCCGACGGCCCGGGCCACATCGTCAACACCTCCTCCGGGGACGGCGGCATCGCCCCGCTCCCCACCGCCTCCGTGTACGCCGTAACCAAGGCGGCCGTGGTCACCATGACCGAGTCGCTCTACGCCCACCTCAAGGCGGAGGGCGCCGCCGTCGGGGCCTCCGTCCTCTTCCCCGGACCGCACATGCTGCGCACCGGGCTGTGGGAGTCGCACCGCAACCGGCCCGATCGGTACGCGAAGGAACGGCCGCGCAAGGCCCCGTACCGCAGCCTCGACCAGTACGAGGCGGCGATGAAGCAGGCCGGCCACGAGGTGCGCTTCACGCCGGTCGAGGAGGTCGCCGAGCACGTCGTCGACGGCATCCGCGCCGACCGCTTCTGGATGCTCCCGGCCGGCGAGCACAGCGACCGGCAGATCCGCGCCCGGTCGCAGTCGATGCTCGACCGGTCCAACCCCGCCTACCTGGAAAGCTTCATCCTCGACTGA
- the amaP gene encoding alkaline shock response membrane anchor protein AmaP, translated as MLGTVNRILLAVTGAVLLAAGVVVLTGRWPLHGRHVPLLSEETRDRYWHAGGWWWAVLAGLAVCVLLALWWLLSQLRRSRLSAVVVDTGDGAFALLRGRALEEAVAAEAGALEGVAGCRVALRGRRDSPALRVALELEPHAVPADALAAVAGPVLTHARTSAGLPELPAEARLKVTSHRAQRVT; from the coding sequence ATGCTCGGGACGGTGAACCGGATCCTGCTGGCGGTGACCGGAGCGGTCCTGCTGGCGGCCGGCGTAGTGGTGCTGACGGGCCGGTGGCCGCTGCACGGCCGCCACGTGCCGCTGCTGAGCGAGGAGACCAGGGACCGGTACTGGCACGCGGGCGGCTGGTGGTGGGCGGTGCTCGCCGGGCTCGCGGTGTGCGTGCTGCTCGCGCTGTGGTGGCTGCTGTCCCAACTGCGGCGCTCACGGCTGTCGGCGGTGGTCGTGGACACCGGGGACGGGGCGTTCGCCCTGCTGCGCGGGCGCGCCCTGGAGGAAGCGGTGGCCGCGGAGGCCGGCGCCCTGGAGGGCGTCGCCGGCTGCCGGGTCGCACTGCGCGGGCGGCGCGACTCGCCCGCACTGCGGGTCGCGCTGGAACTGGAACCCCACGCGGTGCCCGCCGACGCCCTGGCCGCCGTGGCCGGACCGGTCCTGACCCACGCCCGGACCTCGGCGGGCCTCCCGGAACTGCCCGCGGAGGCCCGCCTCAAAGTGACGTCCCACCGGGCCCAGCGCGTGACGTAG
- a CDS encoding SURF1 family cytochrome oxidase biogenesis protein, translating into MYRFVLTRQWVFLTLIALALIPVMIKLGFWQYHRHEHRVTQNQLIEANLRAEPVPMAEVTSPGHRVPRADFWRAVTATGTYDSAHEVVVRMRTDADDKVGFHVLTPLVLSDGRVVLVNRGWVPGGDDPRAYPPVPAAPTGEVTVTGRLKGDETSGGSGIKDRKGLPDRQVMLINSTQQAQYLGRPVLGGYLELTAPAPADGGPETIPDPDHDSIGPHMAYAVQWWLFTGAVPVGWVILVRREKREREEEAAGAEAARQEPATA; encoded by the coding sequence GTGTACCGCTTTGTGCTGACCCGGCAGTGGGTGTTCCTCACCCTGATCGCCCTCGCCCTCATCCCCGTGATGATCAAGCTGGGGTTCTGGCAGTACCACCGCCATGAGCACCGCGTCACGCAGAACCAGCTGATCGAGGCGAACCTGCGGGCGGAGCCGGTCCCCATGGCCGAGGTCACCTCCCCCGGTCACCGGGTCCCGCGCGCGGACTTCTGGCGCGCCGTCACCGCGACCGGCACGTACGACTCCGCGCACGAGGTCGTCGTACGGATGCGCACCGACGCCGACGACAAGGTCGGCTTCCACGTCCTGACCCCGCTGGTCCTCTCCGACGGCCGGGTGGTCCTGGTCAACCGGGGCTGGGTGCCCGGCGGCGACGACCCCCGCGCCTACCCGCCGGTGCCGGCCGCACCCACGGGCGAGGTCACGGTCACCGGCCGGCTCAAGGGCGACGAGACGAGCGGCGGCAGCGGGATCAAGGACCGCAAGGGCCTGCCCGACCGCCAGGTGATGCTGATCAACAGCACGCAGCAGGCGCAGTACCTGGGCAGGCCGGTCCTCGGCGGGTACCTGGAACTCACCGCTCCGGCCCCGGCGGACGGCGGCCCGGAGACCATCCCCGACCCGGACCACGACTCGATCGGCCCGCACATGGCGTACGCCGTCCAGTGGTGGCTGTTCACCGGCGCCGTTCCGGTGGGCTGGGTGATCCTCGTACGGCGCGAGAAGCGCGAGCGCGAGGAGGAGGCGGCCGGGGCCGAAGCCGCCCGGCAGGAGCCGGCGACGGCGTAG
- a CDS encoding DEDDh family exonuclease: MTMLDDRTTAETMWPTAYPQGYAVVDVETTGLARDDRIVSAAVYRLDAQGNVEDHWYTLVNPRRDPGPVWIHGLTSAMLSDAPLFEDIAEEFADRLADRVLVAHNAIFDWQMIAREYARAAATAPVRQRLCTIALSKELNLPLPNHKLESLAAHFGVVQQRAHHALDDARVLAEAFRPSLHAAAEGGVRLPLLECRPLTEWSDSAVTPRVGYQASYRGGSWRPSRKRPPCPHPNPGRFEDGKPLKQGMRIAFSGDTSVERELLEDRAVEAGLHIATSVSRLTSLLVTNDPDSATSKTVKAKNFGTPVVDEAAFTQLLRDVAPAES, from the coding sequence GTGACCATGCTCGACGACCGTACGACCGCAGAGACGATGTGGCCGACCGCGTACCCACAGGGGTACGCGGTCGTCGACGTGGAGACCACCGGGCTCGCTCGCGACGACCGGATAGTCTCCGCCGCCGTCTACCGGCTCGACGCCCAGGGCAATGTGGAGGACCACTGGTACACGCTGGTCAATCCGCGGCGGGACCCGGGACCGGTGTGGATCCATGGGCTGACGAGCGCGATGCTCTCCGACGCACCGCTGTTCGAGGACATCGCCGAGGAGTTCGCCGACCGGCTCGCGGACCGGGTGCTGGTCGCGCACAACGCCATCTTCGACTGGCAGATGATCGCCCGGGAGTACGCGCGGGCGGCGGCGACGGCGCCGGTCCGTCAGCGGCTGTGCACCATCGCCCTGTCGAAGGAACTGAACCTGCCGCTGCCCAACCACAAGCTGGAGTCGCTCGCCGCGCACTTCGGGGTGGTCCAGCAGCGCGCCCACCACGCGCTCGACGACGCCCGGGTGCTCGCGGAGGCGTTCCGCCCCTCGCTGCACGCGGCCGCGGAGGGCGGCGTACGGCTGCCGCTGCTGGAGTGCCGGCCGCTGACGGAGTGGTCGGACTCCGCCGTCACCCCGCGGGTCGGGTACCAGGCCTCCTACCGGGGCGGCAGCTGGCGGCCCTCGCGCAAGCGGCCGCCGTGCCCGCACCCCAATCCGGGGCGCTTCGAGGACGGCAAGCCGCTGAAGCAGGGCATGCGGATCGCCTTCTCCGGTGACACCTCGGTGGAGCGGGAGCTGCTGGAGGACCGCGCCGTCGAGGCGGGCCTGCACATCGCGACGAGTGTGTCGCGGCTCACGAGCCTCCTCGTGACGAACGACCCCGACTCGGCGACCTCCAAGACGGTCAAGGCGAAGAACTTCGGCACGCCGGTCGTCGACGAGGCGGCCTTCACCCAGCTGCTGCGGGACGTGGCCCCGGCCGAGTCCTGA
- a CDS encoding acetoacetate decarboxylase family protein: protein MARVRYGARTEAEIAASREKSSKLPDIWSTGVVAVWESDPDVVAAVLPPPLKPAERPLVRANISKVDLPGYPLGAGSVAVAARHGGIEGWYPLVMPMTLERALTGGREVFGEPKKLGEVTVERDGIVVRASLARHGIAFVEVRGAVDRALPLPEPTQKTDFYFKFLPAVDGSGLDGDPVLVHCTRNEKVRRLEHVTGDVVLRESMFDPVADLPVRRIVEITIGEKTTDQKGRVVERVSAQALLPYIHQRYDDPLQILDAPPEGSSGGRN, encoded by the coding sequence ATGGCACGCGTACGGTACGGAGCGCGGACCGAGGCCGAGATCGCGGCGTCGCGCGAGAAGAGTTCCAAGCTCCCCGACATCTGGTCCACCGGTGTCGTGGCCGTCTGGGAGAGCGACCCCGACGTGGTCGCGGCGGTCCTGCCGCCGCCGCTCAAACCGGCCGAGCGGCCCCTCGTACGGGCCAACATCAGCAAGGTCGACCTGCCCGGCTACCCGCTCGGCGCCGGCTCGGTGGCCGTCGCGGCCCGGCACGGCGGGATCGAGGGCTGGTACCCCCTGGTCATGCCGATGACCCTTGAGCGCGCCCTGACCGGGGGCCGCGAGGTCTTCGGCGAACCGAAGAAGCTGGGCGAGGTCACCGTCGAGCGCGACGGCATCGTCGTCCGGGCCTCCCTCGCCCGGCACGGGATCGCCTTCGTCGAGGTGCGCGGGGCGGTGGACCGCGCGCTGCCGCTGCCCGAGCCCACTCAGAAGACCGACTTCTACTTCAAGTTCCTGCCCGCCGTCGACGGCTCGGGCCTGGACGGGGATCCGGTGCTCGTGCACTGCACGCGCAACGAGAAGGTCCGCAGGCTGGAGCACGTCACCGGGGACGTCGTCCTGCGGGAGTCCATGTTCGACCCGGTGGCCGACCTGCCCGTCCGCCGGATCGTGGAGATCACCATCGGCGAGAAGACCACCGACCAGAAGGGCCGGGTCGTGGAACGGGTCAGCGCCCAGGCCCTGCTCCCGTACATCCACCAGCGCTACGACGACCCCCTGCAGATCCTCGACGCGCCCCCGGAGGGATCGTCAGGGGGGAGGAACTGA
- a CDS encoding SDR family oxidoreductase yields the protein MDLGLKDRVYIVTGATRGLGLASARELTADGAKVLLTGRDEKRAADAAAGLGPNAAGVAADNSDPEAAARLVATARERFGRLDGILISVGGPTPGFAADNTDEQWATAFESVFLGAVRLARAAAAELGEGGVIGFVLSGSVHEPIPGLTISNGLRPGLAGFAKSLSLELGPRGIRVVGLLPARIDTDRVRELDALSGDAAAARAGNESRIPLRRYGAPEEFGRTAAFLLSPAASYLTGVMLPVDGGSRHGF from the coding sequence ATGGATCTTGGACTGAAAGACCGTGTCTACATCGTCACCGGGGCCACGCGCGGCCTCGGCCTCGCCTCCGCCCGGGAACTGACCGCCGACGGCGCGAAGGTCCTCCTGACGGGCCGGGACGAGAAGCGGGCGGCCGACGCCGCCGCCGGGCTCGGCCCGAACGCGGCCGGCGTGGCGGCCGACAACTCCGACCCGGAGGCGGCCGCGCGCCTGGTGGCCACCGCCCGGGAGCGCTTCGGCCGCCTCGACGGAATCCTCATCAGCGTCGGCGGCCCCACGCCGGGCTTCGCGGCGGACAACACCGACGAGCAGTGGGCCACGGCCTTCGAGTCGGTCTTCCTGGGCGCGGTCCGCCTCGCCCGGGCGGCGGCCGCCGAGCTGGGCGAAGGCGGGGTCATCGGCTTCGTCCTGTCGGGCTCGGTCCACGAGCCGATCCCCGGCCTGACCATCTCCAACGGCCTGCGCCCCGGCCTCGCGGGCTTCGCGAAGTCCCTCTCGCTGGAGCTCGGACCGCGCGGGATCCGCGTCGTCGGCCTGCTTCCGGCGCGCATCGACACCGACCGCGTGCGCGAGCTCGACGCGCTGTCCGGTGACGCCGCAGCCGCACGGGCGGGGAACGAGTCCCGCATCCCGCTGCGCCGGTACGGCGCCCCGGAGGAGTTCGGCCGCACGGCGGCCTTCCTCCTCTCCCCCGCGGCCTCGTACCTGACGGGCGTCATGCTCCCGGTCGACGGCGGCTCCCGGCACGGCTTCTGA
- a CDS encoding DUF6286 domain-containing protein, whose product MTAPGTGPVRRFRSARRVPAALTALVVLGVTALFLYDLAALRADRPGMSWRRDLADRLAVHTPADLGVQLVAGALVLAGAVLLLLALAPGLRGVLAMRPPEPGTGVRAGLGRKDAAQILRDRAMEVSGVRSVRVKVGRKRVGVRATSHFRDLDDVRADLDEVLAVGIEELGLAHPPQPRVRVRR is encoded by the coding sequence GTGACGGCTCCCGGTACCGGCCCGGTCCGCCGGTTCCGCTCGGCCCGGCGGGTGCCCGCCGCGCTCACCGCCCTGGTCGTGCTCGGGGTGACGGCCCTGTTCCTGTACGACCTGGCCGCCCTGCGGGCCGACCGCCCCGGCATGAGCTGGCGCCGCGACCTCGCCGACCGGCTGGCCGTGCACACCCCCGCGGACCTGGGCGTCCAGCTGGTCGCGGGAGCCCTGGTGCTGGCCGGGGCGGTGCTCCTGCTGCTGGCCCTGGCCCCCGGGCTGCGCGGGGTCCTGGCGATGCGGCCTCCGGAGCCGGGAACGGGCGTACGGGCCGGGCTCGGCCGCAAGGACGCCGCGCAGATCCTGCGGGACCGGGCCATGGAGGTGTCCGGAGTGCGGTCGGTCCGGGTCAAGGTGGGCCGCAAACGCGTCGGGGTGCGGGCCACCTCGCACTTCCGCGACCTGGACGACGTACGGGCCGACCTGGACGAGGTGCTCGCCGTCGGCATCGAGGAACTGGGCCTCGCGCACCCGCCGCAGCCGAGGGTACGGGTCAGGAGGTGA
- a CDS encoding TetR/AcrR family transcriptional regulator — MARTTLTRDEVLDAAASLVMQHGPAALTMRKLAAELGTAVTSIYWHVGNRESLLDALVQRTVEEVGAIRPTGRTPAERILSVARILRRELRARPHLIAMVHERGLTERMFLPAQQALVHEVHAAGLRGTRAADAVRAVQFQVVGYLLVERNRERAPAQSPAESELWDPAAAPHDPGLARALARPADPDRLFLLSVRALVHALLAPDAAGAAGPADAADPTGAAPRR; from the coding sequence GTGGCCAGAACCACGCTCACCCGCGACGAGGTGCTGGACGCCGCCGCGTCCCTGGTCATGCAGCACGGTCCGGCCGCCCTCACGATGCGCAAGCTGGCCGCCGAGCTGGGCACCGCCGTGACGTCCATCTACTGGCACGTCGGCAACCGCGAGTCGCTGCTCGACGCCCTCGTGCAGCGCACCGTGGAGGAGGTGGGTGCGATCCGGCCCACCGGGCGCACCCCGGCGGAGCGGATCCTGTCGGTGGCCCGGATCCTGCGCCGCGAGCTGCGGGCACGTCCGCACCTGATCGCGATGGTCCACGAACGCGGGCTCACCGAGCGGATGTTCCTGCCGGCCCAGCAGGCCCTCGTCCACGAGGTGCACGCCGCGGGGCTGCGCGGCACCCGGGCCGCGGACGCCGTGCGCGCCGTCCAGTTCCAGGTCGTCGGGTACCTGCTCGTCGAGCGCAACCGTGAACGCGCTCCCGCCCAGTCCCCGGCCGAGAGCGAGCTCTGGGACCCGGCCGCGGCCCCCCACGACCCGGGCCTCGCCCGCGCCCTGGCCCGCCCCGCGGACCCGGACCGGCTGTTCCTGCTGTCCGTACGCGCCCTGGTGCACGCCCTGCTCGCTCCGGACGCGGCCGGCGCCGCCGGCCCGGCCGATGCGGCCGATCCGACCGGCGCCGCCCCGCGGCGGTAA
- a CDS encoding Asp23/Gls24 family envelope stress response protein, with the protein MTESASGGSGKEPGDRGRTSIADGVVEKIAGLAAREVVGVHAMGSGSGLSRTFGAVRDRVPGGGKSGVSRGVKAEVGEVQTALDLEIVVDYGVSIRDVARAVRENVISAVERMTGLEVVEVNIAVSDVKLPDEPDEEPESRLQ; encoded by the coding sequence ATGACCGAATCCGCATCCGGGGGTTCCGGCAAGGAGCCCGGCGACCGGGGACGCACGAGCATCGCCGACGGGGTGGTCGAGAAGATCGCCGGTCTGGCCGCCCGCGAGGTGGTCGGCGTGCACGCCATGGGCAGCGGCAGCGGCCTCTCCCGCACTTTCGGCGCCGTCCGCGACCGGGTGCCCGGTGGCGGGAAGTCCGGGGTCAGCCGCGGGGTCAAGGCGGAGGTGGGCGAGGTCCAGACGGCCCTCGACCTGGAGATCGTCGTGGACTACGGCGTGTCGATCCGCGACGTCGCGCGGGCGGTGCGGGAGAACGTCATCTCGGCGGTCGAGCGGATGACGGGCCTGGAGGTCGTCGAGGTCAACATCGCGGTCAGCGACGTCAAGCTGCCCGATGAGCCCGACGAGGAGCCGGAATCCCGTCTCCAGTAG